A region from the Paenibacillus humicola genome encodes:
- a CDS encoding (Fe-S)-binding protein: protein MDKLTAESAKPAVRHENPLARALAEKLNYDQLTNCMRCGFCLPACPTFKETGMEPESPRGRIALMKAVADGLMDPDEAFQEQMYHCLGCRACEPVCPADVKYGQLIEQARDSIEDHADHSVPVKGLRKLFFDGVFPHRSRLKWLGRSLGFYQKSGLRRIARGTGIMRLFPEHMRDMERILPEATARGVVERIGAFYPAKGKMIARVALFRGCIMDVLFAETNVNTVKLLSEAGFEVVIPDSQVCCGALHAHSGELGKARELARSNIRAFKEAGVDYIVSNAGGCGALLIEYDHLLHEDDDWREDGAWFASRVIDVSRLIAEKGRVPDFAEPAGEDGRAQQLLITYQDSCHLRNVMKSGGAPRQLMNRVGNVRFVEMADAGSCCGSAGIYNVTQPEMAGRVLERKMDNANRTEARYLLTSNPGCLLQMKLGIEKHGAGGQMEAMHIVDFLAERMAAGKS from the coding sequence ATGGATAAGCTGACCGCAGAGAGCGCAAAACCCGCCGTCCGGCACGAGAACCCGCTTGCCCGGGCGCTGGCGGAGAAGCTGAACTACGACCAGCTGACGAACTGCATGCGCTGCGGCTTCTGCCTGCCGGCCTGCCCGACCTTCAAGGAGACCGGCATGGAGCCGGAATCGCCGCGCGGCCGCATCGCCCTGATGAAGGCGGTCGCGGACGGCCTGATGGACCCGGATGAGGCGTTTCAGGAGCAGATGTACCATTGTCTCGGCTGCCGGGCTTGCGAGCCGGTATGTCCGGCGGACGTCAAATACGGCCAGCTGATCGAGCAGGCGCGCGACTCGATCGAGGATCACGCCGATCATTCCGTGCCGGTCAAAGGGCTGCGGAAGCTGTTTTTCGACGGCGTCTTCCCGCATCGCAGCCGGCTGAAATGGCTCGGGCGATCGCTCGGCTTTTACCAAAAGTCTGGCTTGCGCCGCATTGCGCGGGGGACGGGGATCATGCGCCTGTTTCCGGAGCATATGCGGGATATGGAACGGATTTTGCCCGAGGCGACGGCGCGGGGCGTGGTCGAGCGAATCGGTGCGTTTTATCCGGCTAAAGGGAAGATGATCGCGCGCGTCGCCTTGTTCCGGGGCTGCATTATGGACGTCCTGTTTGCCGAAACGAATGTCAATACCGTGAAGCTGCTGTCCGAGGCGGGCTTCGAGGTCGTCATCCCGGATTCGCAGGTTTGCTGCGGGGCGCTGCATGCGCACAGCGGCGAGCTCGGCAAGGCGAGGGAGCTGGCCCGCAGCAATATTCGAGCCTTCAAAGAGGCCGGGGTGGACTATATCGTGTCCAATGCCGGAGGCTGCGGCGCGCTGCTGATCGAATACGATCATTTGCTGCACGAGGACGACGATTGGCGGGAGGACGGCGCCTGGTTCGCCTCGCGGGTCATCGACGTCAGCCGGTTGATCGCCGAGAAGGGCCGCGTCCCCGATTTTGCCGAGCCGGCTGGGGAAGACGGACGCGCGCAGCAGCTGCTTATTACGTACCAGGATTCGTGTCATCTGCGCAATGTCATGAAAAGCGGTGGGGCGCCGCGGCAGCTGATGAACCGCGTCGGAAACGTGCGGTTCGTGGAAATGGCCGACGCCGGCAGCTGCTGCGGCTCGGCCGGCATTTACAATGTGACGCAGCCGGAGATGGCCGGCAGGGTGCTGGAGCGCAAGATGGACAACGCGAACCGGACGGAGGCGCGCTATTTGCTGACGAGCAACCCCGGCTGCCTGCTGCAGATGAAGCTCGGCATCGAGAAGCACGGCGCAGGCGGGCAGATGGAAGCGATGCATATCGTCGATTTCCTGGCCGAGCGGATGGCTGCGGGCAAAAGCTGA
- a CDS encoding Crp/Fnr family transcriptional regulator, whose translation MRLHRGETLFRQGESGPLYRIDAGLLKIVRTDPGGTPFIFNIIAAGETIPHHSLISPKEYHGTAIALTACEITMIPAKEWYGELEREPSKYRETALLLQSRLRTMQQRIDQLTALEPAEKLKRLNRWFASYVPDAPLGELLTQEEIGQLLGLRRETVNRLLRRLRAEEGSG comes from the coding sequence ATGCGGCTTCATAGAGGCGAGACGCTGTTCCGGCAGGGCGAATCCGGGCCGCTATACCGCATCGACGCCGGACTGCTTAAAATCGTGCGGACCGATCCCGGAGGGACGCCGTTTATTTTCAACATCATTGCGGCGGGAGAGACGATTCCTCACCATTCGCTGATCAGTCCGAAGGAATACCACGGCACGGCCATTGCGCTGACCGCATGCGAGATCACGATGATTCCGGCGAAGGAATGGTACGGCGAACTGGAGCGCGAGCCCTCCAAATACCGCGAGACGGCGCTGCTGCTGCAGAGCAGGCTGCGCACGATGCAGCAGCGGATCGACCAGCTTACCGCCCTCGAGCCGGCGGAAAAGCTGAAGCGGCTAAACCGCTGGTTCGCATCCTATGTACCGGATGCTCCGCTTGGCGAACTGCTGACGCAGGAGGAGATCGGGCAGCTGCTGGGCCTGCGGCGCGAAACGGTCAACCGGCTGCTGCGCAGGCTGCGGGCGGAGGAAGGAAGCGGCTGA
- a CDS encoding SDR family oxidoreductase, translated as MADANGQGRVQGKVAFVTGAGSGIGRAAAVRLAQEGAKVTLVDKKEDRVAEVQKQIEQAGGEAIPAEADISKPEDIESAVRKTVDAWGRLDIVFANAGINGTLTPIEDMAPEDWSTTLDINLKGTFLTVKYAVPELKKNGGSIVITSSINGNRVFSNFGMSAYATSKAGQVAFMQMAALELAQFGIRVNAICPGAISTKIDQNTERKPELKEITIPVKFPEGDQPLEDGPGKPEQVANLVLFLASDESSHITGTPIYIDGAESLIRG; from the coding sequence ATGGCAGATGCGAATGGACAGGGAAGAGTACAGGGCAAGGTGGCGTTCGTGACGGGCGCCGGCTCCGGGATCGGCCGGGCGGCTGCGGTGCGGCTTGCGCAGGAAGGAGCGAAGGTGACGCTGGTCGACAAGAAGGAGGACCGCGTTGCCGAGGTGCAAAAACAGATCGAGCAGGCGGGCGGCGAGGCGATCCCGGCCGAAGCGGATATTTCGAAGCCGGAGGATATCGAAAGCGCCGTACGCAAAACGGTGGACGCATGGGGACGGCTCGATATCGTGTTCGCTAACGCCGGCATTAACGGGACGCTAACGCCGATCGAAGATATGGCCCCCGAGGATTGGAGCACGACGCTCGACATCAACCTGAAAGGGACGTTCCTGACGGTCAAATATGCGGTGCCGGAGCTGAAGAAAAACGGCGGCAGCATCGTCATTACGAGCTCGATCAACGGCAACCGCGTATTCTCGAACTTCGGCATGAGCGCATACGCGACATCGAAAGCCGGTCAGGTGGCGTTCATGCAAATGGCGGCGCTGGAGCTTGCCCAGTTCGGCATCCGGGTCAATGCGATTTGCCCGGGGGCGATTTCGACGAAGATCGACCAAAATACGGAGCGGAAGCCGGAGCTGAAGGAGATTACGATCCCCGTCAAGTTCCCGGAAGGCGACCAGCCGCTTGAGGACGGGCCCGGCAAGCCGGAGCAGGTCGCCAACCTCGTCCTGTTCCTTGCATCCGACGAATCGAGCCACATTACGGGCACGCCGATCTATATCGACGGAGCCGAATCGCTGATTCGCGGCTGA
- the hmpA gene encoding NO-inducible flavohemoprotein, with product MRDFKMLNNSAIAVIKSTVPVLETKGTAITKRFYELLFAGHPELLNVFNHANQKQGRQQAALANAVYAAAAHIDRLHEILPAVRQIAHKHRSLGIKPEHYPIVGETLLAAIKDVLGDAATDEILAAWAEAYGVIADAFIGVEAGMYREAEAQPGGWAGFRPFTIRRRVKESGAITSFYLSPADGGPLASFKPGQYVSVKADIPGQANTHIRQYSLSDAPGKPHYRISVKRETHAGERPDGIVSNYLHDSAGEGDTLLLSAPAGDFVLDESHPLRPVVLLSGGVGLTPMMSMLLHLTAAQSERPVTFIHAAANGRVHAFREDVRRIAERCSRVRAYFCYSEPTDEDRAGGVFDKEGRIDLPWLQTIVPSPDADFYFCGPVSFMQRIYRDLRGLGAAPSDIRYEFFGPSGSLDA from the coding sequence ATGAGGGATTTTAAAATGCTGAACAATTCTGCCATTGCGGTCATCAAATCGACGGTGCCGGTTCTCGAAACGAAAGGAACGGCCATTACGAAACGGTTTTACGAGCTGCTGTTCGCCGGGCACCCCGAGCTGCTGAACGTCTTCAACCACGCCAACCAGAAGCAGGGCCGCCAGCAGGCGGCGCTCGCAAACGCCGTTTACGCGGCGGCGGCCCACATCGACCGGCTGCACGAAATATTGCCCGCCGTCCGGCAAATCGCGCACAAACACCGGAGCCTCGGCATTAAGCCGGAGCATTATCCCATCGTCGGGGAGACGCTGCTTGCCGCTATCAAAGACGTGCTCGGCGATGCGGCTACGGACGAGATTCTCGCGGCATGGGCGGAGGCGTACGGGGTTATCGCGGATGCCTTCATCGGCGTCGAAGCCGGGATGTACCGCGAAGCGGAAGCCCAGCCGGGCGGATGGGCCGGATTCCGGCCGTTTACGATCCGGCGCAGGGTCAAAGAGAGCGGCGCCATCACATCGTTCTATCTGTCGCCGGCGGACGGCGGGCCGCTCGCTTCCTTCAAGCCCGGCCAGTACGTAAGCGTCAAAGCGGATATTCCCGGGCAGGCGAATACGCATATCCGCCAGTACAGCTTGTCCGATGCGCCCGGCAAGCCGCATTACCGGATTTCGGTTAAACGCGAAACGCATGCCGGCGAACGCCCGGACGGAATCGTCTCGAATTACTTGCACGATTCGGCCGGCGAAGGCGATACGCTCTTGCTGTCGGCACCGGCCGGAGATTTCGTGCTGGACGAATCGCATCCGCTGAGGCCGGTCGTCCTGCTGAGCGGCGGCGTGGGCTTGACGCCGATGATGAGCATGCTGCTGCATCTGACCGCCGCGCAGAGCGAACGGCCGGTTACGTTCATTCATGCGGCCGCAAACGGCCGGGTGCATGCGTTCCGCGAAGACGTTCGCCGGATCGCGGAACGCTGCAGCCGGGTCCGCGCGTATTTCTGTTACAGCGAGCCCACGGACGAGGACCGCGCCGGAGGCGTCTTCGACAAGGAAGGCCGAATCGATCTTCCTTGGCTGCAGACGATCGTCCCTTCTCCGGATGCCGACTTTTATTTCTGCGGCCCCGTTTCGTTCATGCAGCGGATCTACCGCGACCTGCGCGGCCTGGGCGCCGCTCCGTCCGATATCCGCTATGAATTTTTCGGTCCCTCCGGAAGCCTCGACGCTTGA
- a CDS encoding M15 family metallopeptidase, with translation MRKRRRGLWAFLIVAVCAIAVVVKFQDIKGLLQEPGTSSNAEQTPANNQAADSGSDSNSAAPPDANSGTGDTGPDTAGQQNTNPSPPAQQEGGGDSDGDGAMHVVAQPDSITALVNKQNELPDNYEPPDLVYPDVRFIFKEKIDKRKMRKVAATALEQLFAGAKKDGIYLAGVSAYRSYATQKAVFENYVKRDGEAKARTYSALPGTSEHETGLAIDVSGSDGKCAATDCFGGTPEAEWLAKHASEYGFIIRYPKGKEKITGYKYEPWHIRYVGKDIAQVIAEKGLTLEEYYEQYGKPDDGSQQVVADASGDGQKP, from the coding sequence ATGAGAAAAAGAAGACGCGGCCTATGGGCCTTTCTGATCGTAGCGGTTTGCGCGATCGCAGTTGTGGTCAAATTTCAGGATATAAAAGGATTGCTGCAGGAACCGGGTACTTCTTCGAATGCGGAGCAGACGCCGGCAAATAATCAGGCTGCGGATTCCGGTTCCGATTCGAATTCGGCGGCCCCTCCGGACGCGAATTCCGGTACGGGGGACACCGGTCCCGATACGGCCGGCCAACAGAACACGAATCCGTCCCCGCCGGCCCAGCAAGAGGGCGGAGGCGATTCGGACGGCGACGGCGCCATGCATGTCGTGGCACAGCCGGACAGCATCACCGCCCTGGTCAATAAACAGAACGAGCTGCCGGACAATTACGAGCCGCCGGATCTCGTCTATCCGGATGTGCGGTTTATTTTCAAGGAGAAAATCGACAAGCGGAAAATGCGCAAGGTGGCGGCGACGGCGCTCGAGCAGCTGTTTGCGGGAGCCAAGAAGGACGGCATTTATCTTGCCGGCGTATCCGCCTACCGGTCGTACGCGACGCAAAAAGCGGTGTTCGAGAACTATGTGAAACGGGATGGGGAAGCGAAGGCGCGTACGTACAGCGCCCTGCCCGGCACAAGCGAGCACGAAACGGGGCTTGCGATCGACGTGTCCGGCAGCGACGGCAAATGCGCCGCGACCGACTGCTTCGGCGGCACCCCGGAAGCCGAGTGGCTGGCGAAGCATGCGTCGGAGTACGGCTTTATTATCCGCTACCCGAAAGGGAAAGAGAAGATTACCGGGTACAAGTATGAGCCGTGGCACATCCGGTACGTCGGAAAAGATATTGCGCAGGTGATCGCCGAGAAAGGCCTGACGCTCGAGGAATATTACGAGCAGTACGGCAAACCGGACGACGGCTCGCAGCAGGTCGTGGCGGACGCGTCCGGAGACGGACAGAAGCCTTAA